The window GTCGTTATAGTCGGCTTCGACCCCGACCCCGGATGCGGTCGTGTAGTCCAGGTCCTGCACCGACAGGAAACGGTAATCCACGGTCAGCTTGAGCCGCTCGTTCAGCGGGTAGGCGACGCCCGCGGCCGCCTGCAGGGCGTAACCGTAGTCATCATCGTCGATCGACGTGGTCGAAACCGGGCTGAAACCATCCGCCGAGACCCGCGCCAGGCCCAGACCGGCACCCACATAGGGCTCGAAAACGCTGTCGATGTTGATGTCGTAGAAGACGTTCGCGATCAGGCTCAGCGCGTCGCTGTCACCACTGCTCGCGGTGCCGGAGATACTGTCGACATCGCCATCGCGGTACCCTGCTTCCACCTCGGCGCGCCAGTTGCTGCTATAGTCGAAGCCGATGCCGACCAGCGCGGCGGGACCCCAATCGAATTCCGCCTCGGCAGCGATCCCGGCGCCGTCGATATCGGAGTCATTCGCCTTGTTGAGACCGACAAGGCCGGAGATGTACCAGCCGCGATCGGCGCCGCGCATCTCCATCTTGTCGGCCTGTGCCTGGACAGCCTGGCCGGCCAGCAAGAACAGGCTCGCGGCGGCGGTTGCTGAGACAATGGCGTTGCGGATTTTCATCGCGCACTCCGTTGGTCGGTTTTGGTTCGTGACACCAGTATGTCAAATGTCCTTATCGACCCTAAAGGGGGCGAGAGCAAGGCCGATATGCCCCGCGTTCGCGCATATCCGACTCTCTGTGCCGGGCGTACCATTGCCGACACATGCCAAACCGTTTAAACCCCGCGCGTCATGACTGATTCAGGTGAAAACAGGGCACTGCTGCCGGCGGGCCTCCACGATCTCCTGCCGCCGCGCGCGGCGCAGGAATCCGCGACCATTTCCGGGATCATGGACACCTTCCGCGCCTGCGGCTACGAGCAGGTCAAACCGCCGCTCGTGGAGTTCGAATCCACGCTCGTGGGCAACGGCACGAATGGTGGCGGCAGCCTCGCGGGTCAGATGTTCCGGATGATGGACCCGGTCAGCCAGCACATGATGGCCGTGCGGGCCGATATCACGTTGCAGGTCGCCCGGATTGCCGAAGCGCGGTTGCACGATGAACCGCGGCCGTTGCGCCTGTCCTATGCGGGACAAATCCTGCGGGTGCGCGGCAACCAGCTGCGGCCCGAGCGCCAGTTTGCCCAGGTCGGTCTCGAGCTGGTCGGCGCCGCGGACATCAGCGCGGATGTCGAGGTGATCTCACTGGCGGCGGACGCGCTTGTGGCCGCCGGTGTGCCGCGGCCCACGGTCGATCTCAATTCGCCGGCCCTGGTGGCGAATATTCTCGCGCAGATCGATCTCGACGAGGCGACGACCGCCGATCTTCGCGCCGCGCTCGACCGCAAGGACGAAGACGCGACCGGCGATATTCTGCGCGGCAACGGGATCGCATTCTCGGATGCCGCAAAGGCCCTGTGTGCGTTGATCGAAACCGTGGGCCCCGCCGATGACGTGATCGGCGAGTTGCAGGCTTTGTCGCTGCCGGATGGCGCGCAGGCCGAAGTCGAACGCCTGGCGGCCGTTGTCGCCGGACTTCATGCCGCAGTGCCCGATCTGCCGCTGACCCTTGATCCGGTCGAGTATCGGGGCTTCGAATATCACACGGGCGTAAGTTTCACCCTGTTTGCCGAGGGCGTGCGGGGAGAGCTGGGCCGCGGGGGACGCTATATCACCGGCGCGGGCGAGGCGGCGACGGGGGTGTCGCTGTATATGGACTCGATCCTTCGCGCCTTGCCCGCTCCGGCACCTGTCGACCGGCTCTATCTGCCCCACGGCACGCCGTTTCAGGCGGGTGCGGAATTTCGTGACGCGGGATGGATCACGGTCGCGGGGATGGCGCCGGAAGGCGATGCGGCGGCGGAGGCGAACCGATTGGGATGTAGCCATCTACTGGTTGATGGCACGCCGGCGAGAGCCGACGGCAGTGATATTTAGCGGGCAGGATTGATGGCGAATGTAGCGGTGGTGGGCTCCCAGTGGGGCGATGAAGGCAAGGGCAAGATCGTCGACTGGCTCTCGGAACGCGCCGATGTCGTGGTCCGGTTCCAGGGCGGGCACAATGCCGGGCATACGCTGGTTATTGGCGACAAGGTCTACAAGCTCAGCCTTCTGCCGTCGGGCGTCGTGCGTCCGGGCAAGATCGGCATCATCGGGAACGGCGTCGTCGTCGATCCCTGGGCGCTGCTCGGCGAGATCGACAAAATCGTTGAAATGGGGGTCGAGGTTTCCCCGGAGACCCTCAAGGTCGCGGACAATGCGAGCCTGATCCTGCCATTGCACCCCTATCTCGACCAGGCGATCGAGATCGCGCGCGGCGCGGACAAGATCGGCACGACCGGGCGCGGTATTGGCCCGGCCTATGAAGACAAGGTCGGACGGCGCGCCATTCGCGTCTGTGATCTGGCGGATCGGGAAACGCTCGATGTGCGGATCGACCATCTGCTGTTCCATCATAATGCGCTGCTGCGCGGGCTGGGCGCAGACGAGGTCGACAAGGCGGAGTTGATGGCCCGCATCGACGAGATTACCGACCGGTTGCTGCCTTATGCCGCGCCGGTCTGGGACTTTCTCGACGATGCGCGCAAGGCCGGGAAGCGCATTCTTTTCGAAGGCGCCCAGGGCGCCATGCTCGATGTCGATCACGGCACCTATCCGTTCGTGACCTCGTCCAACACGGTGGCCGGGCAGGCCGCGGCGGGATCGGGGGTTGCGCCGAACATGATCGGATATGTGCTCGGCATCACCAAGGCCTATACGACGCGCGTGGGCAGCGGCCCGTTCCCGACCGAACAGCAGAATGAGGTCGGCGAGCTTCTGGGCGAACGGGGCCATGAGTTTGGCACCGTGACCGGCCGCCGCCGCCGCTGTG is drawn from Alphaproteobacteria bacterium and contains these coding sequences:
- a CDS encoding outer membrane beta-barrel protein — translated: MKIRNAIVSATAAASLFLLAGQAVQAQADKMEMRGADRGWYISGLVGLNKANDSDIDGAGIAAEAEFDWGPAALVGIGFDYSSNWRAEVEAGYRDGDVDSISGTASSGDSDALSLIANVFYDINIDSVFEPYVGAGLGLARVSADGFSPVSTTSIDDDDYGYALQAAAGVAYPLNERLKLTVDYRFLSVQDLDYTTASGVGVEADYNDHAIFVGLRFALNPPRKPAPKPAPVAQAQPAPPAPAPAPTPPPVTRNFLVFFDWDSSALTPQALAILRQASDAAKTLDGVRVVATGHADRSGPASYNVGLSQRRADAVRGELVRLGIAGGEIATLAKGETDPLVATPDGVREPQNRRVSIILN
- a CDS encoding ATP phosphoribosyltransferase regulatory subunit — protein: MTDSGENRALLPAGLHDLLPPRAAQESATISGIMDTFRACGYEQVKPPLVEFESTLVGNGTNGGGSLAGQMFRMMDPVSQHMMAVRADITLQVARIAEARLHDEPRPLRLSYAGQILRVRGNQLRPERQFAQVGLELVGAADISADVEVISLAADALVAAGVPRPTVDLNSPALVANILAQIDLDEATTADLRAALDRKDEDATGDILRGNGIAFSDAAKALCALIETVGPADDVIGELQALSLPDGAQAEVERLAAVVAGLHAAVPDLPLTLDPVEYRGFEYHTGVSFTLFAEGVRGELGRGGRYITGAGEAATGVSLYMDSILRALPAPAPVDRLYLPHGTPFQAGAEFRDAGWITVAGMAPEGDAAAEANRLGCSHLLVDGTPARADGSDI
- a CDS encoding adenylosuccinate synthase — protein: MANVAVVGSQWGDEGKGKIVDWLSERADVVVRFQGGHNAGHTLVIGDKVYKLSLLPSGVVRPGKIGIIGNGVVVDPWALLGEIDKIVEMGVEVSPETLKVADNASLILPLHPYLDQAIEIARGADKIGTTGRGIGPAYEDKVGRRAIRVCDLADRETLDVRIDHLLFHHNALLRGLGADEVDKAELMARIDEITDRLLPYAAPVWDFLDDARKAGKRILFEGAQGAMLDVDHGTYPFVTSSNTVAGQAAAGSGVAPNMIGYVLGITKAYTTRVGSGPFPTEQQNEVGELLGERGHEFGTVTGRRRRCGWFDAVMVRQAVRVGGISGIALTKLDVLDGIEELKVCVGYTIDGVEVPRFPAGIRAQANVTPVYETMEGWQTSTRGARSWADLPATAIKYVRRIEELIDAPVALLSTSPERLDTILVRDPFAD